One window of Phycisphaeraceae bacterium genomic DNA carries:
- a CDS encoding DUF1254 domain-containing protein encodes MLTGSRIIASTLIAASTFAPICANALQPKPAAHSITDAEALTIATEAYYYFYPLISMEITRRQLTNIDAGKELGRGPSNTFVHMRAFPPADLKAVVRPNFDTLYSSAWLDLTAEPVVVSAPDTAGRYYLLPMLDMWSDVFAVPGKRTSGTGAASYVVVGPGWSGVVPSGLQRIDATTPHVWIIGRTQTNGPADYANVHKVQDGFTITPLSNWRSKSPYTPPPVVVDPAVDMKTPPKTQVDTMKGVPYFTLAAELLGTNPPHITDWSAIARMSRIGIVPGQPFDTAAVDPALLDRAVAAAQKNMADKVPTLARVTNGWQMNTDTMGVYGNYYLKRAIVAALGLGANQPEDAIYPLCIADADGKPLVGENNYILHFSKEQLPPVDAFWSITMYDAEGFQVANPINRFAIGDRDALKRNADGSIDIYIQHASPGADKESNWLPAPASGHIGVTMRLYAPRAEALDGRWVPPAVRRTN; translated from the coding sequence TTGCTGACAGGATCCCGCATCATCGCCTCAACGCTCATCGCCGCATCCACATTCGCCCCGATCTGCGCAAACGCCCTCCAGCCCAAGCCCGCGGCACACTCCATCACAGATGCCGAGGCCCTCACCATCGCCACCGAGGCCTATTACTACTTCTACCCGCTGATCTCCATGGAGATCACCCGCCGCCAGCTCACCAACATCGATGCGGGCAAGGAACTCGGCCGTGGCCCATCCAATACTTTCGTCCACATGCGGGCATTCCCACCCGCCGACCTGAAGGCGGTCGTTCGCCCCAACTTCGATACCCTCTACTCCTCCGCCTGGCTCGACCTCACCGCCGAGCCGGTCGTCGTCTCCGCTCCTGACACCGCGGGTCGTTACTACCTCCTTCCCATGCTCGATATGTGGTCAGATGTCTTCGCTGTCCCCGGCAAGCGCACGTCCGGCACCGGAGCTGCGTCGTACGTCGTCGTCGGCCCCGGCTGGAGCGGCGTGGTTCCTTCCGGCCTCCAGCGCATCGATGCGACGACACCCCACGTCTGGATCATCGGCCGCACCCAGACCAACGGCCCCGCTGACTACGCCAATGTCCACAAGGTGCAGGACGGCTTCACCATCACACCACTCTCGAACTGGCGCTCAAAGTCGCCCTACACGCCCCCGCCCGTCGTGGTCGATCCCGCCGTCGACATGAAAACCCCGCCCAAGACCCAGGTCGACACGATGAAGGGCGTCCCCTACTTCACGCTCGCCGCCGAGCTGCTCGGCACCAACCCTCCCCACATCACCGACTGGTCGGCCATCGCCCGCATGAGCCGCATCGGCATCGTGCCGGGCCAACCCTTCGACACCGCCGCCGTCGATCCCGCCCTCCTCGATCGCGCTGTCGCCGCCGCTCAGAAGAACATGGCCGACAAGGTGCCGACCCTCGCCCGCGTCACCAACGGCTGGCAGATGAACACCGACACCATGGGTGTCTACGGCAACTACTACCTGAAGCGAGCGATCGTCGCCGCTTTGGGTCTTGGCGCCAATCAACCCGAGGACGCCATCTACCCCCTCTGCATCGCAGATGCCGACGGCAAGCCCCTCGTCGGCGAGAACAACTACATCCTCCACTTCAGCAAAGAGCAACTCCCCCCCGTCGACGCCTTCTGGTCCATCACAATGTACGACGCCGAGGGCTTCCAGGTCGCCAACCCCATCAACCGCTTCGCCATCGGTGATCGCGATGCGCTCAAGCGCAACGCCGACGGCTCCATCGACATCTACATCCAGCACGCCAGCCCCGGTGCCGACAAAGAATCCAACTGGCTCCCCGCCCCCGCCTCAGGCCACATCGGTGTCACCATGCGCCTCTACGCACCCCGCGCCGAAGCGCTCGACGGCCGATGGGTGCCCCCCGCTGTCCGCCGCACAAACTGA
- the mutL gene encoding DNA mismatch repair endonuclease MutL has translation MAEPHTNSPLSEASSTPRIRPLPALLVNQIAAGEVVDRPASVVKELVENALDAGASRITVDLEQGGIELVRVSDDGQGISPDELPLAIAPHATSKITEAGDLDRIATLGFRGEAIASIASVSRLSIRSRRPIDTGASQIDAEGDVASPVRPASGPIGTSVTVRNLFFNTPARRKFLRTPTTEQGRCMDWLRDLAMAHPAIGFTVTNDGRRSLELPPNQSPRERVLDIIGKELEDQLIEISVDQFDDARGLALWGLIGLPSLARPTSKSQHVFLRGRVIRDRTVQHAIAEAYRGLIEPGRYPTAVLMIEMSPEAVDVNVHPAKLEVRFRDQSMVHSAVLGSIRRALQARDLTPRLSGGTGFGSFHSPTAILPGSTTGSIEPKDFVSFFKREIPAQYGAAGRLSFDALRRAIERPSPAPLTDAAFPGNDQTAPPTPLTPEASTPNALASHPHDTAGSPLAPDQLIAAPAPTNRALQVHNSFIVTQDEHGVVIVDQHALHERVMFEYLLQRVVCGPLESQPLLMPVLVEATPEQLDLLAPLEPLLTRVGIRAEPLGPRSLGIHAFPTFLFERGVDPVPFMEEILAAAEKDGLAPAEEQALHEVLDMMACKAAVKAGDKMSGDELQALLDLREDVERSSNCPHGRPTTVRITIRDLERLFGRS, from the coding sequence GTGGCGGAGCCGCACACCAATTCCCCTCTCTCCGAAGCGAGCAGCACGCCGCGCATCCGCCCGCTCCCCGCACTCCTCGTCAACCAGATCGCCGCAGGCGAGGTCGTCGATCGTCCCGCATCGGTCGTCAAGGAACTCGTCGAAAACGCCCTCGACGCCGGCGCCTCGCGAATCACCGTCGATCTCGAGCAAGGCGGCATCGAACTCGTCCGCGTCAGCGACGACGGGCAAGGCATCTCGCCCGACGAGCTCCCCCTCGCCATCGCGCCCCACGCCACCAGCAAAATCACCGAAGCCGGTGATCTCGATCGCATCGCGACGCTCGGCTTCCGGGGCGAGGCCATCGCCTCGATCGCCTCCGTCTCCCGCCTCTCCATCCGCTCCCGGCGCCCCATCGACACCGGGGCATCACAGATCGACGCCGAAGGCGATGTCGCCTCACCAGTCCGTCCCGCCTCAGGACCGATCGGCACCAGCGTCACCGTTCGCAACCTCTTCTTCAACACGCCGGCGCGACGCAAGTTCCTCCGCACGCCCACGACCGAGCAGGGACGCTGCATGGACTGGCTGCGCGACCTGGCCATGGCCCACCCAGCCATCGGCTTCACCGTCACAAACGACGGACGACGCTCGCTCGAACTCCCGCCCAACCAGTCACCCCGCGAACGCGTCCTCGACATCATCGGCAAGGAACTCGAAGACCAACTCATCGAAATCTCCGTCGATCAATTCGACGATGCACGAGGCCTCGCCCTCTGGGGCCTCATCGGTCTCCCCTCGCTCGCGCGCCCCACCAGCAAATCCCAGCACGTCTTCCTCCGTGGACGCGTCATCCGCGACCGCACCGTGCAGCACGCCATCGCCGAGGCCTACCGAGGACTCATCGAGCCCGGACGCTACCCCACCGCAGTCCTCATGATCGAGATGTCCCCCGAAGCCGTTGATGTCAACGTCCACCCTGCCAAACTCGAGGTCCGCTTCCGCGACCAGTCCATGGTCCACTCCGCCGTCCTCGGCTCCATCCGACGCGCACTCCAGGCACGCGACCTCACCCCCCGGCTCTCAGGCGGCACCGGCTTCGGCTCCTTCCACAGCCCCACCGCCATCCTCCCCGGCTCAACCACCGGCTCCATCGAGCCAAAGGACTTCGTCTCCTTCTTCAAGCGCGAGATCCCCGCCCAGTACGGCGCAGCCGGCCGCCTCTCCTTCGACGCGCTCAGACGCGCCATCGAACGCCCATCCCCCGCGCCGCTCACCGATGCCGCCTTCCCCGGGAACGACCAAACCGCCCCACCCACGCCTCTCACTCCCGAAGCATCAACGCCGAACGCACTCGCCTCTCATCCACACGACACCGCCGGCTCTCCACTCGCGCCAGACCAGTTGATCGCAGCCCCCGCGCCGACCAACCGTGCCCTGCAGGTCCACAACTCCTTCATCGTCACCCAGGACGAGCACGGCGTCGTCATCGTCGATCAACACGCCCTGCACGAGCGCGTGATGTTCGAGTACCTGCTGCAGCGCGTGGTCTGCGGACCGCTCGAAAGCCAGCCCCTCCTGATGCCCGTCCTCGTCGAGGCAACCCCCGAGCAACTCGATCTGCTCGCACCCCTCGAACCACTCCTCACACGCGTCGGCATCAGGGCCGAACCACTCGGACCACGCTCACTCGGCATCCACGCCTTCCCCACCTTCCTCTTCGAACGAGGCGTCGATCCCGTCCCATTCATGGAAGAGATCCTCGCCGCCGCAGAGAAAGACGGCCTCGCGCCCGCCGAGGAACAGGCACTCCACGAGGTCCTCGACATGATGGCCTGCAAGGCCGCCGTCAAGGCCGGCGACAAAATGTCCGGCGATGAACTCCAGGCCCTTCTCGACCTCCGCGAGGATGTCGAACGCTCCAGCAACTGCCCCCACGGCCGCCCCACCACCGTCCGCATCACCATCCGCGATCTCGAACGCCTCTTCGGCCGCTCCTGA
- a CDS encoding phosphoglycerate kinase has translation MPKKTIAQVDVAGKRVLVRVDFNVPMSGSEITDDRRIRAAVPTIQSIVDRGGRAILMSHLGRPEGTGYVEHESLRHAAAKLESILGKKVAFPSKDCVDDASAAGVAAMKDGEVLMLENLRFHKGEKKGDAAFAGKLAAYGDVYVNDAFGTCHRPDASMVAVPLAMGGKPRVVGFLVEKEVKYLGDALRSPAKPFVVILGGAKVSDKIGVVDNLLSKASAVIVGGAMAYTFLAALGRKVGESRVETDKIALAKKIIDDAAKHKCDLHLPVDHVCSTQFLEHAGDIQTFKDSIKPGYMGLDIGPETQAIYSGVISKAKTIVWNGPMGVFEWAAFSVGTRQVASAIGRATAAGATSIVGGGDSAAAVEKFNLADKMSHVSTGGGASLEMLEGKPFQSIEILDNA, from the coding sequence ATGCCCAAGAAGACGATCGCACAGGTTGATGTCGCCGGGAAGCGCGTGTTGGTTCGGGTGGATTTCAACGTGCCGATGTCCGGCTCGGAGATCACGGATGATCGGCGGATCCGGGCGGCGGTGCCGACGATCCAGAGCATCGTTGATCGGGGTGGGCGGGCGATCCTGATGTCGCACCTGGGGCGGCCGGAGGGGACGGGGTATGTGGAGCACGAGTCGCTGCGGCACGCGGCGGCGAAGCTGGAGTCGATCCTCGGGAAGAAGGTCGCGTTTCCTTCGAAGGACTGCGTGGACGACGCGTCGGCGGCGGGCGTGGCGGCGATGAAGGATGGCGAGGTGCTCATGCTTGAGAACCTGCGCTTCCACAAGGGTGAGAAGAAGGGGGATGCGGCGTTCGCGGGGAAGCTGGCGGCGTACGGGGATGTGTATGTGAATGATGCGTTCGGCACGTGCCACAGGCCGGATGCTTCGATGGTGGCGGTGCCGCTGGCGATGGGGGGCAAGCCGCGGGTGGTGGGGTTCCTGGTAGAGAAGGAAGTGAAGTATCTTGGGGATGCGCTCCGGAGCCCTGCGAAGCCGTTTGTGGTGATCCTGGGCGGCGCGAAGGTGTCGGACAAGATCGGCGTGGTGGACAACCTGCTGTCGAAGGCGAGCGCGGTGATCGTGGGCGGCGCGATGGCGTACACGTTCCTGGCCGCGCTCGGTCGGAAGGTGGGGGAGAGCCGCGTGGAGACGGACAAGATCGCGCTCGCGAAGAAGATCATTGATGATGCCGCGAAGCACAAGTGCGACCTGCACCTGCCTGTGGACCATGTGTGTTCGACGCAGTTCCTTGAGCATGCGGGTGATATTCAGACGTTCAAGGACTCGATCAAGCCGGGGTATATGGGGCTGGACATCGGGCCGGAGACACAGGCGATCTACTCGGGTGTGATCTCGAAGGCGAAGACGATCGTGTGGAACGGGCCGATGGGTGTGTTCGAGTGGGCGGCGTTCAGCGTGGGGACGAGGCAGGTCGCCAGCGCGATCGGGCGTGCGACGGCGGCGGGCGCGACGAGCATCGTCGGCGGCGGGGATTCCGCTGCGGCGGTGGAGAAGTTCAACCTTGCCGACAAGATGTCGCATGTGTCGACGGGTGGCGGTGCGTCGCTTGAGATGCTCGAGGGCAAGCCGTTCCAGTCGATCGAGATTCTCGATAACGCCTGA
- a CDS encoding phospholipid carrier-dependent glycosyltransferase gives MTGSLGPRSVRQDIVTLVALCAVVLFVGLTTHGLSNWQESMRALVARDMGVMGEWVVPRVNGEAYLAKPPMVYWCQLAIARVRGVFGGDGVPGVFELRLTVALAAMLGVVATYVVTRQLLGASGEMRERSPAAAARRDLVASHAAWWSSLFLGTGILYVRSGRTGELDILLAPLTVVAIGALYVAYESHVERRRMHWRALAVGGIAVAGAALTKGPPGVVTILLGAYGGIALAIGADAACSARARAVGAAAGGLALGVPTLLNVHEVGHVVGAVLVAGAGAMVGAGLAPLARWETFKGFFGAMSRTHPVGMALVAVGAVYGWMRLVGEGIGAEAVKRAVSSETDANLVLFDPESILSNLEVVPYASGIGSVMAIVSVVWLVRRGPRGTWCAGAGLWFVIAWAGLGLLAFSVLGKGVARYMTPLWPALAMLGGAFFTHVLMAGEQRRGARARWVVGAIVVVMALGQSVWYGYGRERLYPHRHPRAMFEELQRLSPVLPPISLDYWTPAYDFYAGTHIRLYQDVGPRVPVSGVEPESLESLMEELKRTGQRRLMLVRETPHRSVLPELPVERLSRAGFVVEPAEVASEYRIDNGKTRVRPVWVSASR, from the coding sequence ATGACGGGTTCACTCGGGCCACGCTCGGTGCGACAGGACATCGTGACGCTGGTTGCGCTGTGCGCGGTGGTGTTGTTCGTCGGTTTGACGACGCACGGGCTCTCGAACTGGCAGGAGTCGATGCGGGCCCTTGTCGCTCGTGACATGGGCGTGATGGGTGAGTGGGTTGTTCCCAGGGTGAACGGTGAGGCGTACCTGGCGAAGCCGCCGATGGTGTATTGGTGCCAGTTGGCGATTGCGCGGGTGCGAGGGGTGTTCGGCGGGGATGGTGTGCCGGGCGTGTTCGAGTTGCGGTTGACGGTTGCGCTGGCGGCGATGCTGGGGGTGGTCGCGACGTATGTGGTGACGAGGCAGTTGCTGGGTGCGTCGGGGGAGATGCGAGAGAGAAGTCCGGCGGCGGCGGCGCGGAGAGATCTCGTGGCATCGCACGCGGCGTGGTGGAGTTCGCTCTTTCTCGGGACGGGGATTCTGTATGTGAGATCGGGGCGGACGGGGGAGCTCGACATCTTGCTTGCGCCGTTGACGGTGGTTGCGATCGGCGCGCTGTATGTGGCGTATGAGAGCCACGTCGAGCGGCGTCGGATGCACTGGCGCGCGTTGGCGGTGGGGGGGATCGCTGTGGCAGGGGCGGCACTCACGAAGGGACCGCCGGGTGTGGTGACGATTCTGCTCGGGGCGTATGGGGGGATCGCGCTTGCGATCGGTGCGGATGCGGCGTGTTCGGCGCGGGCGCGTGCGGTGGGCGCGGCGGCGGGAGGGCTTGCACTCGGCGTGCCGACGCTGCTCAACGTGCATGAGGTTGGGCACGTTGTGGGTGCTGTGCTGGTCGCGGGGGCTGGTGCGATGGTGGGCGCGGGGCTGGCACCGCTGGCACGGTGGGAGACGTTCAAGGGTTTCTTCGGCGCGATGTCGCGGACGCACCCTGTGGGTATGGCGCTGGTGGCGGTGGGCGCGGTGTACGGATGGATGCGTCTTGTGGGTGAGGGGATCGGCGCGGAGGCGGTGAAGCGAGCGGTTTCGTCGGAGACGGACGCGAATCTGGTGTTGTTTGATCCCGAGTCGATCCTGAGCAATCTGGAGGTGGTGCCGTACGCGTCGGGCATCGGGTCGGTGATGGCGATTGTGTCGGTGGTGTGGCTGGTGAGGAGGGGGCCTCGGGGGACGTGGTGCGCTGGCGCGGGGTTGTGGTTTGTGATCGCGTGGGCGGGGCTTGGGTTGCTGGCGTTCAGCGTGCTGGGGAAGGGTGTGGCGAGGTATATGACGCCGCTGTGGCCCGCGCTTGCGATGCTGGGCGGGGCGTTCTTCACGCATGTGCTGATGGCGGGGGAGCAGAGGAGGGGGGCGCGGGCGAGATGGGTTGTGGGCGCGATCGTGGTTGTGATGGCGCTGGGGCAGAGTGTGTGGTACGGGTATGGGCGGGAGCGGCTGTACCCGCACAGGCATCCGCGGGCGATGTTCGAGGAGTTGCAGCGGTTGTCGCCGGTGCTTCCTCCGATCTCGCTTGATTACTGGACGCCGGCGTATGACTTCTATGCCGGGACGCACATCAGGTTGTATCAGGATGTGGGGCCGCGCGTGCCGGTGTCGGGTGTGGAGCCCGAATCGCTGGAGTCGCTGATGGAAGAGTTGAAGCGGACGGGACAGCGGCGGCTGATGCTTGTGCGGGAGACGCCCCACAGGTCGGTGCTGCCGGAGTTGCCTGTCGAGCGATTGTCGCGTGCGGGTTTCGTGGTTGAGCCGGCGGAGGTTGCGAGCGAGTATCGCATCGACAACGGGAAGACGCGGGTGCGGCCGGTGTGGGTCAGCGCGTCGAGATGA
- a CDS encoding formylglycine-generating enzyme family protein, whose protein sequence is MARIVAILAIAATLRGSSLAQPAPDSPPIQHTAHHDGMVWIPGGSFTMGSTDPLARPDEQPPHTVNLSGFWIDRTEVTNAQFRAFIEATGYITLAERPVDWEELKKQVPAGTPRPPEEMLQPGSLVFIKPRIKPGQGPIPDLSWWQWTPGANWRHPEGPNSTIDGRDNHPVVHIAWHDAVAFAQWAGKRLPTEAEWEYAARGGIPGAPNTWGSEPIDPTRANTWQGLFPVMNSREDGFEGTAPVGSFPPNGYGLLDMGGNVWEWCADLYDAGHYADRVRAEAIISNPKGPVIARDPRNPLTADSRIQRGGSFLCNDSYCASYRPAARMGSSSDTGMSHVGFRCVADAPQTSLQTGDDAP, encoded by the coding sequence ATGGCACGCATTGTCGCCATACTCGCGATCGCAGCCACGCTACGCGGCTCCTCCCTCGCCCAACCCGCGCCCGACTCCCCCCCGATCCAACACACCGCACACCACGACGGCATGGTCTGGATTCCCGGCGGCTCCTTCACCATGGGCAGCACAGATCCCCTCGCACGTCCCGACGAGCAGCCGCCCCACACCGTCAACCTCTCCGGCTTCTGGATCGATCGCACCGAGGTCACCAACGCCCAGTTCCGCGCCTTCATCGAAGCCACCGGCTACATCACACTCGCCGAGCGGCCCGTTGACTGGGAAGAACTCAAGAAGCAGGTCCCAGCCGGAACACCCAGGCCACCCGAAGAGATGCTCCAACCCGGTTCGCTCGTCTTCATCAAACCACGCATCAAGCCAGGTCAAGGCCCGATCCCCGATCTCTCATGGTGGCAGTGGACACCCGGCGCAAACTGGCGTCACCCCGAAGGACCCAACTCCACCATCGACGGTCGCGACAACCACCCAGTCGTCCACATCGCATGGCACGACGCCGTCGCCTTCGCCCAATGGGCCGGTAAACGCCTCCCGACCGAAGCCGAGTGGGAATACGCCGCAAGAGGCGGCATCCCCGGCGCGCCGAACACTTGGGGATCAGAACCCATCGACCCCACACGCGCCAACACGTGGCAAGGCCTCTTCCCCGTGATGAACTCGCGCGAAGACGGCTTCGAAGGCACCGCCCCCGTCGGTTCCTTTCCCCCTAACGGCTACGGACTACTCGACATGGGCGGCAACGTCTGGGAGTGGTGCGCCGACCTTTACGACGCGGGCCACTACGCCGATCGAGTCCGCGCCGAAGCCATCATCTCAAACCCAAAGGGTCCCGTCATCGCCCGCGATCCGCGAAATCCACTCACCGCGGACAGCCGCATCCAGCGCGGCGGTTCATTCCTTTGCAACGACTCATACTGCGCCTCATACCGACCCGCCGCACGCATGGGATCCTCCTCCGACACCGGCATGTCCCACGTCGGGTTCCGCTGCGTCGCGGATGCGCCGCAGACCTCACTCCAAACTGGAGACGACGCACCATGA
- a CDS encoding HIT family protein, whose product MPDTIFSKIIRGEIPCHKVYEDAHVLAFLDIGPLSHGHTLVIPKEPAATLDALSDESAAALGRVLPRLCRAVMKATGATAYNVLQNNGADAHQAVFHVHFHIIPKFPSRPSGSSGLGITWNTGKLDAETAKSLVGSISAAVSA is encoded by the coding sequence ATGCCCGACACCATCTTCTCCAAGATCATCCGAGGCGAGATCCCCTGCCACAAGGTCTATGAGGACGCCCACGTTCTCGCCTTCCTCGACATCGGCCCCCTGAGCCACGGCCACACGCTGGTCATCCCCAAGGAACCCGCGGCCACACTCGATGCTCTCTCCGATGAGTCCGCCGCCGCCCTCGGGCGCGTCCTCCCCCGCCTCTGCCGCGCCGTCATGAAGGCCACCGGCGCAACCGCCTACAACGTCCTCCAGAACAACGGCGCGGATGCCCATCAGGCCGTCTTCCACGTCCACTTCCACATCATCCCCAAGTTCCCCTCACGCCCCTCCGGCTCATCCGGGCTCGGCATCACGTGGAACACGGGCAAGTTGGATGCCGAGACCGCCAAGTCCCTCGTCGGATCAATCTCAGCCGCCGTATCCGCGTGA